AGTCAGCCTTAAACACCTTAGCCGCATCGGCTCCCACCTGGCTTGAGAAAATTTTAACTCCTGAATTTTATCAACGCTACGGTCAAAAAGGAGAACATTCATTGAGAAATGCTCATGAATTCCCATGTTATTTGCTTAATTCAATAAAATAAGCTAGGATAGGTAGCTGGGCTTATTTTGAAGTTGCATTTATGTTGAGGCTTGCTGTGACGGGTTTGTAGTCGTCATCACCCTCTCACCTATAGATGAAATTTAATTTCCAGGGTAGCTAAAATAGCAAATTCATGATAGCTTAAAAAAGAGTGTAAAAAAATTGTAATAATTTTGAGTACAGTTACTGCTAAATTTAGGCTGAATTCCTTTACGCGGTTTGCGTTATTCCCATCGTCAAGGTAACACGCGCGTCAATATGGAATTAAGGAACTTTAATGAATTGGCAAAAAGCTAAGTTGCAATTAATGCTTCAACAAAAAACGCAATTAATGGAACAAACCAAATTTAACATGACTTTATTGCAGGTAAAGTTCCTTAGTTGGGAATGAAAAGTAACTGTATTAAAAAGTTTTTGACTAGTTAAATAATGCGAGGTATTTCTTATGTCTGTGCGTCTTTACGTGGGCAATTTACCAAAAGATACAGTAGAGCGACAAGAACTGCAAGAGGTTTTTGGAGAAGCGGATGATTCTTTATCAATTAAAGTCATTAAAGATCGCAAGACAGGAAACTGTCGCGGCTTTGCTTTTGTGACCGTCCCTAGTGACGAAAAAGCGGATGAAATTATTGAGAAATATAATGGTCAAACGTTCCGAGAAAATGCTCTAAAGATTGAAAAAGCACTACCCCGTAATAAAAATAAAGGGGACGAAAATACACCAGAAGGAGAAAAAGAAGGGTCAGAAGCTCGTGAATCTTCCCATCCAACAAAACAAAAAAATAAGGAGGGTGCCGCCAGTAATAAGCGACGGGGTAAAGGGAGTAAGAAATCGAAACAACCCGCAGCAGGTAGCAGCAATAGCAATAGCTCAACTCAACCCGATCCGCGCTGGGCAGATGAATTAGCTAAACTCAAGGAAATGTTAAATGCGGTTGAGAAATAAAGTAGTAGAA
This portion of the Cyanobacteria bacterium GSL.Bin1 genome encodes:
- a CDS encoding RNA-binding protein, whose translation is MSVRLYVGNLPKDTVERQELQEVFGEADDSLSIKVIKDRKTGNCRGFAFVTVPSDEKADEIIEKYNGQTFRENALKIEKALPRNKNKGDENTPEGEKEGSEARESSHPTKQKNKEGAASNKRRGKGSKKSKQPAAGSSNSNSSTQPDPRWADELAKLKEMLNAVEK